GATGTCCAGCCCCTCTTCATGTTCTTCCActgtaagtaaaataaataaaaagcatgataAAAATCCAAAACGAATGAATCAGAACACAAGAAAAGGTAGAGAACTGGGTCTGTACGATAATTCTCACCCGAAGTTTTGTGCGTGGAGACCTGGTTTCTTCAGGAGGCACAGCGCAGATGTAAAGTACTAAGGAATCATCCTTCCAGAACTGTTGCAGCCCAGTGACGCAAAATGGAGCATTGTTTGTCACACTGTCCTCTGTGCTACAGCTGCTGGGTTTGGCCTGCCGCACATCAGACCAACGCCACATTAGACTTTAGATATTTATCCAATCACAGTTTCCTAAATTTTCACAATGATGCATACCAATGACATGAACCACGCTATCAGTGAATTATAAACATGAGATCCGAGTGCTGTTGACTCCACGGTCTGTGCCTTTCCTTTTGCTTGTCCTGCCACCACACCAGGGCTCAAGAGAGGCACCATTAAAAGCAAACACTCTCTGCATTTGAGGTAGGAAGGCAGGGTGCTAACTGATGGAAGATAAGACCCATCCTGAGAAAGatggaaaacaaaaaatcttGTCAATGCAGTCAAGAAACATTGATTGTCCTAAATGacacattattcactatatagaaCACTACTCTCATACAATGTGTCATGATAGTGCCAATGGGGCactgaactacacttcccatcagccccagcatgtcaTATGTCTCAATCACCCTCACCTGTGTCTCATTTCACCTTGATTAGCACAATAAGTTCCACAATTAGCACTTATAACTTACATAATAAGTTCCTATTTTTCGGTGTCTTATTAttaagcttttgttgttgttcttgtgttCGTGTGTTGTCGTATGTGCCACAGTCTCGCTTAtagtctgcatgtttttgcCAAGTATCCTCTGTTGAGGTTTATAGTTCTTGCTTTGActgttttggttgtttgtttatgcttcacataaataaaatctacaCTTGCATCTTCTCCTCTACAAATTCTTGACAGGGTGCACCACAATGGATATTAATTAGTGGGTACagaaatcccataatgcagtgTGCCGCTGATAGGGTTTATGCAATGAATGTAACTAAACCCTTGCAGCAAACATACTACATAGTGTTTATGGAGCGCTTTTGACACCGCCAAAAATTCCAGAAACTGAAGAAACACATTTTGTATTCAACTCACAGTATCATAAATTATATCAGTCATCTCAGCAGCACTCTGCTTTCTCTTTGTGGATTGCTGTGGCCTGAAGGTGAGTAGATACTTCAGATACTGTTGCCGCTGCGCTCTGTTCTTCTGCCGCTCCTTCTGCATGTGGTTACTGTTAAGGAGAACTGATCAATGTCAAGAATACATAGTCTTTTAAATAAACCTAATCACATACTGTAAGTGCTTTCATTAAGCCTATTTGTTGTTAAACTGTTCTGTAAAATAAcaatcacagcactgtatgttgaAAAAAAGCTTGCAAATCATGAACATTTTACAATCAGATCCAACCTTGTGGTGTGCTTGGAtatgtaaattttatttttttttttaaattagagaAAAGTAATTTATGAAAGTCACACAATATACAGACAACACCTCTCAAATACAGCACCTTTCATCCTTTTGTGGCTCAGCTGCAGCCATTAGTGTTTTATCTGTCAATGCTATAGACTCATCACATGCAGTTGTAATGGGGGATGGTCCACTCAGCTGTTTATTAGCAGGTACATTTACACATCTATGCCAAGTTTCCACTACTCCAGAGGTCATTTCCTTTGCAGGCTTGGCAGAATCTTCAGGGATTTTCCTTTTGAAAGAGCTTGCTGGCCTTTGGTTtgcctcttttattttttggagTAATAAACTCTTCCCAGAAAGCATCCTAAAAgcacaaaatatttaaataattatgatAACACTGTTATCGATCCTGCAATAGATGTATGATACTGAAACTGAAATTTTGAGGCCGAGCCATAGAGTTTAAATATACAGCGAGCACACTTCCGCAGTTGTTTATTAGATAATTTGTGCCATTTTGATGTCACCAATATGGGGTCCAAAATGGGAAACAATACCTTTTGCCAGTATGTGTACAAtagtcagtccgtacaggatttcactgagtttttttttggtgattgttgcggctaaaaatgcttgattttgctgcagctttttcaacatttgtgatgcaatttgctgagtttttttcgtgctttttttttttttacagaaacaatctgtcttccaatttacagagaaatgcatctaatctaattgggaggaacctCATCATGCAACAAGCTCCTTGAACtggcgaaattgcagttgcactaaattgtttttCACAATGCTCAATGCTCAGTgcatgtgaattgaagagggctttggctgaatgcgatttatgatgacgtcacataacacgtcttggtccaaatctgcagaatatctgcagtaattttgaaaaatcacaagctcctccaaatattgcagtttgcttgattttgcattaatttctgctaTCACAAAACTGatcaatcctggagggactgaatagaCATCTGGCAGTGTACACAGTATGTAAGAATTGTATACACatattatttctctttatatGACTATATACACTATGACAGCATCACACTAGCACTAGTAGTTGTAGCTACTAATGTCCACAAGCATTTGTTTACAATGAGGATGATGTGAGAGGGCAACCACAGGAGAGTGCACTGAGATCGGCCATGGCTCCCAGGATCCTGTGGTCTGGTTCTTCAAAGTTTtgataaattgaataaaagttTAAGACCTGAGGACTGGAAAtgatcaattaaaaaataataagcttGGTGGCAGCACATGAGGTGCCATTTTAGCAAGAAATAGAGCTCTAAAGTTGGCTAAATTGCCTGACTTCCAAGTGCTCCCCATTTTGGTGATGGTGCAGGATGTCTACAAAAGAACACAATCATGTGACCATGTCTCTATGTTTTAACTCTATGAGGAGAGCTTATCTTTTTATAATTACTGCCTCTGTATGTTTGTCTTGTACTCTCTCAGTGGATGGGACTTGCTTTGGTAGATCCTCCTGTGCGTGTGTGGATGTGTTACAAATATCTGTTGATTTTGTCTGTTGCTCTGTGTTGCGCAAATCAATGTATATAGTGGGAGGATCCTCATTTTTCAGATGTAATCTCCAGATGGAATCATCTCTCTGTCCAACAGTCCTTCTAGAAGACAAAtgacaaaacatttcattcagaATCAAatgtatactactactactaccactactactaccactactactactactactactactaatattaataataatgattaaagctgcaagctgtattttcgggggccaagcacccagactacAATTGTTGcctaagcaatcacaggaaaccAGAGCCATAACTTTAGGCAAACAGATTCAAGAGTGATTTGTAGTTTAACACATGATGTGTATGTTTTGACCACAGATGCTGATAGTCTCTGACTGTAGGAGGAAAGATCTAGATGaacaaatgtttttgttcagtttttgacaaaatccaaggtGGCTGAAAATCTAATTAAGCAGAAATCGATGTCATGAAATAGTCTCAACCCAGGGAATCCAAGGATGCCTGGCTTTTACATTTTGGATACACAGTTTAAAAGTCATGAGCATGAAAattacttccaaattaggcccaaatttgacccaatgGTGCTGATAGAGCATTGGCAACTCTTGGCTTagatttggtcagaatgttccaaagaccctccccaatcagtgtgccaaattttacaactttttaccagatggttctatgggctgccatagacaccctacccagaagaagaagaaactgaagaagaagaagaagaagaagaagaaaaggtagaataacgACAGGGTGCCTAAGCACCTTTAGCCTGATTAATAAACTCTTCATTTTATTTGGAGTACCTTGTGGTTGTAGGACTTTTCTTAGATGGCCTCGTAGGTCTACTAGAAGTTTGTTTAGATACACTGATTGTCTCTGTATCCTTACATGCCTGCCTCATGCAGAAAGCAGCCAACTGCTCCATTATTTTAACTTCTGGTCTTTTTCTGCTATTATCTATAACAGAAAAATTATGACTACATGCTATATGTCTGAACAGAAGAACCAGAGGAATGATATGCATGGTAATCTGTAGACTATAGACTACTCTACGTATTGTTATATTAGAGTACAGATGCAAATGAATATAGTTAAGTTGACACAGTGAAAAGAGACAAAAGTACAATCTGAAATCAAACCTGTATATTTAAATAGCTGATTCAAGTCcagtttttcttctttagtaGTTTGTTTGTGATGGCCATGTCTTTTAAGAGACTGCAGTACCAGATCCAGATCCCAGTTCTCTAGAGGCTATTAAGAGAAACAGTTGTTCTCAGAATATGCCTAGACACTGATAAATGAACAATAAAGTTAGACTCACTTTCAAAGACAATACAGGGCATGACTGTGTATGtatcttttctttcctttctacAGAATTGTTTGTTTTACAGACTTCTACAGGCATCTGGAGAAACTGTTCACTTTTAGGATTTGTACACTCTGATAATGAGTGTCCTACAGCAACCTTCGTGTCTGAGTTGCTCTTTATCTGATGGTGCACAAGAGTAAGTGCTTTTGGAGGGTCCTCAGATTTCTTGGCGAGTTTTTCTGGTTCCGTTGTGATGACAGTAGGCGTTTCAAATTCAAGACCTGTAGCAACTTGACTTAAATGGTCTCTATTCTCTACAGGGAGCTGAGGTGTAACGTCATCTTCCTGGTTGTTTAAGCCATTATCAGAGACGTCTGTGAATGGCTGAGTTGGTTTGATTGAGTTATTGACATCCTGTTTGATGGAGAAACATCAAGAGCAATCAGatattttctcacacacacaaacacacacacacacacacacacacacacacacacatacctcaATTCCCAATTCCTCCAATGACAAGTAGTCCAGGTTAACATCTGTCCCATCAGGCAACTTGAAGACTGATGGTCTCTGATAAATAGATATTTCTTCTTCGTTGTCTGACtgcagaatgaaaaaaaaggtAAGGGATAAGTTTGCACTTATTTTTATACAGTTATTATGCTTTTGTAAGTGTatcttttaaaaactttaaagatAAGACAACAACATTTAAAAGCACTTTTAGAACATAAATAGTAACTTATTGTCAGGTGTCAtgtccaaaacaaacacaaacagcttGCTACTTGAGTTTGTTTAATATTAGCTAAAGTAGCAGGTTAAAGTTGGACAGCTGGCTAAATGTTAATTTATTAGTGAATTAACACGTTATTTACTCACCGAGGATGATGAACCGAAATCAGGGGAGGGTATTTGGGATTTGATGCTGTCAAAAAACGAGCTGTTCTGCATTTTTGCACGTATTTTTCTCTATGTTGTATGGAACCCAAAGAACTGGGTACAGTAAGTAAGACTAGTCCTTGTGTCATGGCGTGACGCTGCTTTGCTGTTACCAAGGAGCCAAGGACCGGTGTACTGTATTAATGGAGTCATTAAGGGACcatctaaaaagtgcatgacttgGAGAACTATGTAAAATTCTACTTACATACTATAGACTACTGTGCCAGATATCTGATGGCATGCAGTACAGCCCAGTCAGTAAAGGACcatctaaaaagtgcatgacgtGGACAATTGCGAAAACTTCTACTTAGACTATAGACTACTCTATGTATTGTTATAATAGAGTACAGATGcaaaatgaatataataaaGTGGCATGCAGTACAGCCCTGTCATTAAGGGACTGTCTAAAGAGTGCATGACATGGACAACTATGTAAAATTCTACTAGGACTATATAAGTATCAGAGATTCAGTCACCTTGCTAGCATATTTACACACCAGTTAAAgatctaaataatttttttacacacacctgtctgtcctttttctataataattgttttaaaatacattttagttgATAACAATCTATTTATGATCAATTatattgtaattgatttttttttttatggattggTGCTTCGATTAAGTTAAATCATTGCCTTTTAAATTGATGCTTTAAACTAAATCATCTGATTACGCTCTCAATAAATATCAACTATAGTCATAAACCATTTCCTGGTTGGCTTTGCAATTTACCATTTGCTTGCTGTTTACTAGTTACTGTGAAGTGCAAGTATTCATATTTGTAACTCCATAGAACCCATGGCTGATTAAGAGAAACAATAGGACTTTAACATAAACAAAcctttacagtttttttttttagcttacaTATAAAGGTCTACATGTTTTTATGTCCCAGGATTGGTCTACATTTCTCTAACCCAGTACCTGCATGTTGGTCTCTAGCTGTTGcttgttaatatttatttagagCTACCAAACCAAACATGACCTGTTTATTCTGAAAGATGTGTGAGCAGTTACTCAGTAAATGAACTCATGTGAAATTTCTTAAAGTATGAAATTATGAACAAAAACCTTTCCTTGATTAAGTATAAATTTAATGAAacgtgtattatttattattttatgtgtcattaataacaaataacaacCAACAGGAAAGCAAGTATTGTGATAAGGAAACTATGGGCACCAAAACCACAGAATCCTTAATCATTCATGCTACTGGTAAGTTATATTAATTTAAATCAAGGCTAGTCCAAAGACTTGGTATTGACATACAGTAACATAAATGGTGATTGTTCATCAGATGAAGTGCATACTGAGCAAATTGTGTTTGTATGAATTACAGTGGATTCATGAAATGTGGCTAAACAGCAAAACATTGTGATACAAGCAATGACACTACAGTtacaaatacagaaatattGAATGTtcacaattaaataataatttgtcaTGTTTGTAGAAGCTAACATGAAAGCCTGTCAACCACATTTCTAAAACCTTTAGCAAAACTGTTCACTGCTGACATCTCTCAGATCCAGTCCAGCAAGACTGGGTGGGCTGGCGCATGTGATGTTGTTATAGATTGTGACAAGTGTATGGGGTTCTTCACCCTCTGCCAAGGTCTCCACCTGCCGTGGAATCACTTGTGGCTTCTGCAAGCTGAAATCCTTGAAAGGTTTAGCACTACAGTCACATTTCCAGCTATTGCCTGACAGCCAGAGTTGGTCTAAGCCATCTGGAATGGAAGATGGAAGTGTGGTCAGCGCATTATCCTTCAGGTTGAGGTAGTGCAGAAGTGGCAGCATATGTAATGTCGCATTAAGTAGAACTTCCAGCTTATTTCCAGAGAGGTCTAGCCAAGATAGGTGCTGCAATGGTAGAAGTACTTCTGATGGAATGTGGCGGAGGATATTGTTGGATAGCAGAAGGTAATCAAGACTCTTTAATCCATAGAAGGTGTGGGAAGAGAGTGATGCCAGTTTGTTGAATCTTAGGTCAAGCTGTTGCAGCCCTTGGAGCTCCACAAAACTCTGACGCTCCACCACAGAGATGTTGTTGTGTTGTAGGAAAAGTCGTCGTAGGCCTGTCAGACCAGCAAAACCTTGGGTGGATACTTTGGTCAAACAGCCTTTGTCAAGATGAATGCTATGTAGCTTTGACAGGCCTTTAAAAACTTGGTCTGGAAGACTGCGGAAACAGCTACCAGTGAGCTTGATCACCGCCACGTGACTAAGTCCCATGAAGGTACCTGTTCGTGCCTCTTGTAGCCTATTGTATTCTAAGTTAAGCACCTCAAGATGACCCAGTCCTTCAAAAACTTTCTCTCCTAGTGCTCTAATCTGGTTGTGGCGTAGACAAAGCTCTTCAAGATACTGCAGATCACGGAATGTACCTGGCTTTAGGCTGCTTACTGAGTTGTTTGATAGGCGAAGTACATTTAGGCTATGTAGAccaagaaatgtttcatcatgtatCACTGAAAGACGATTTCTGCTTAGATCCAACCATCTCAAAGACTTCATGCCCATAAATGCTCTAGGTGCCACCGTCACAATCTGATTTTGAACAAGATAAAGCTTTTGCAGCTTTGAAAGTTTCAGAAAGACATTGGCCTTGATAACTCTTAGATAGTTTCCACTTAGGTCCAACTCTTTTAGCTCTGCAAGACCCTGGAATAGTTGAGGCTGTAGATAAGCCAAGCGATTCCCAGCAAGCACCAACTCCCGTAAACCATGCAGGTCATGAAATCCAGTCTCGGGAAGAACCGCAAGGGAATTCCAGCCAAGGTTCAGCAGCCACATATGAGAGAGACCTGCAAATAACCTTTCATCTATACGAGACAGCTGATTGTTGTGGAGATTGAGGGAAGCAAGGCCAGGGGTGTTTTGAAAAATGGTAGCAGGTAATGAGCGGAGATTGTTTCGCTCCATGTGTAGGTGAGCAAGAGTATGCAGACCTTTGAACACCTGGGAGTCTAGGCTTGACAGATGCCCATTTTGTAGATTCAAGAAGTCCAAATTACTCAGATTTTTGAATATGTCAGCTGAGAGGGTAGTGAACAGGTTTCCATCTAGCCATAAAGTACGTGTAGACGCAGGGATATCAGCAGGAACATATGTAAGGTTCCGTGCACTGCAGTAGATGATGAGCTCTGAAGTATAGTCATCAATAATACAGCTACAGCTCTTTGAGCAGGTAGTGGAGTCCTCCATGGGCTTTGCTTCTTCTGTGGTAGCATCTGCCCACACCAGCGATGTTCCCAGTGCCCATAACACCAGCATAGACAACTGCAtcccttttttttaacaggaaaaaacataataattattaattattaataataataataattgttaatgtgataaaatgaaaaactgtaGAATCAACTCAGATCAGTGATGAAACCCAGTCCAACAACCTTGACTTTCTAGACAACTAGACAATCATTTCATTAGTTATTTCTGTCCTTATCAGGAGTCTAAACTGCTGCTTTTCT
The sequence above is drawn from the Ictalurus furcatus strain D&B chromosome 24, Billie_1.0, whole genome shotgun sequence genome and encodes:
- the LOC128600823 gene encoding dynein axonemal assembly factor 8; amino-acid sequence: MQNSSFFDSIKSQIPSPDFGSSSSSDNEEEISIYQRPSVFKLPDGTDVNLDYLSLEELGIEDVNNSIKPTQPFTDVSDNGLNNQEDDVTPQLPVENRDHLSQVATGLEFETPTVITTEPEKLAKKSEDPPKALTLVHHQIKSNSDTKVAVGHSLSECTNPKSEQFLQMPVEVCKTNNSVERKEKIHTQSCPVLSLKPLENWDLDLVLQSLKRHGHHKQTTKEEKLDLNQLFKYTDNSRKRPEVKIMEQLAAFCMRQACKDTETISVSKQTSSRPTRPSKKSPTTTRRTVGQRDDSIWRLHLKNEDPPTIYIDLRNTEQQTKSTDICNTSTHAQEDLPKQVPSTERVQDKHTEAVIIKR
- the igfals gene encoding insulin-like growth factor-binding protein complex acid labile subunit yields the protein MQLSMLVLWALGTSLVWADATTEEAKPMEDSTTCSKSCSCIIDDYTSELIIYCSARNLTYVPADIPASTRTLWLDGNLFTTLSADIFKNLSNLDFLNLQNGHLSSLDSQVFKGLHTLAHLHMERNNLRSLPATIFQNTPGLASLNLHNNQLSRIDERLFAGLSHMWLLNLGWNSLAVLPETGFHDLHGLRELVLAGNRLAYLQPQLFQGLAELKELDLSGNYLRVIKANVFLKLSKLQKLYLVQNQIVTVAPRAFMGMKSLRWLDLSRNRLSVIHDETFLGLHSLNVLRLSNNSVSSLKPGTFRDLQYLEELCLRHNQIRALGEKVFEGLGHLEVLNLEYNRLQEARTGTFMGLSHVAVIKLTGSCFRSLPDQVFKGLSKLHSIHLDKGCLTKVSTQGFAGLTGLRRLFLQHNNISVVERQSFVELQGLQQLDLRFNKLASLSSHTFYGLKSLDYLLLSNNILRHIPSEVLLPLQHLSWLDLSGNKLEVLLNATLHMLPLLHYLNLKDNALTTLPSSIPDGLDQLWLSGNSWKCDCSAKPFKDFSLQKPQVIPRQVETLAEGEEPHTLVTIYNNITCASPPSLAGLDLRDVSSEQFC